The region TATATTATCGACAAACAAGTTGTGAAACCAGTAGTTGATGTTAAAACAGTTTTTAAATCATCAACCGAGGTTCAGAATTCCAAGGACTGGATTCATCCCAAAGAGTTAAAGCAAAATCCAACCAACGATTTATTTATTATCCCTTTTTTAATAGGTCTTGTTTCGTTTGTCGCCATTCTTGTCCGTTATTCAAAGTACCTTGGAAAGTTTTTCGAAGGCTTAATCTACGCCTATGTTGTAGAGAAATTTGTTGCTGACCTAAACGTTCCCACCAAACGTTTACTCTTGCTTCTCGATACCATTGCCATCATCACGTTATCGTTTTTAACGTTTAGTTTTATATGTGAATTGGGTGCACAAAGCACAACTGGTTGGGCTAGCATAATATTATTTTTAATAATACTTGGGGCGCTGTTTGCTTATCGAGTATATTATTACTTGCTGCATAAGTCAATTGAACTAATTATTTCAGATAAATCATTTTCACAAAAACTTTACTTTGACACTTTAATTGCTATTCGTGGAGGAGGTTTTGTTCTCTTCCCTTTATCGCTATTTGTGTTCTATATCAATGCTCCAATGTCAGGTTATTTACTTTACGGTTCATTCGGCCTGTTTGCTATTGTATTGATATACAGATTTTTAAGATTACTTTCATTGTTTCTTAAAAACAGTGTTTCATTTTTGTATTTCATTTTATACCTTTGTGGCCTTGAAATTGTACCTGTAATTATACTTTACATACAGATACAAAGGATGTAGAGAGAGATTGAAATAAAACTTTAGGGCCTTGAAAATCAAAAAAATAGTAATTTCGCAACCCGAGCCACAGAACGAGAAATCTCCTTATATGGAGTTAGCTCAGAAGTATGGTTTGAAGATTGATTTCCGACCCTTTATTCATGTAGAGGGTGTTTCTTCTAAGGAATTTAGGCAGCAAAAAATTAACATTTTGGATCACACTGCTGTTATTTTTACTAGCAAAACCGCGGTGGATCATTTCTTTAGAATTTGTGAGGAGGTAAGAGTTACTGTTCCCGAAACAATGAAGTATTTCTGTATTACAGAGTCTGTTGCTCTTTACCTGCAGAAGTATATTGTTTATAGGAAACGAAAAATCTTTTACGGAAACAACACATTTGCCGATTTGCTCGAGATTATGCAAAAGCATAAAGAGGAAAAGTATTTACTTTCCCTATCGGATGTTCATAAGCCCGAAATACCAAAATCTCTAGATAAGGCCAAGATTAAGTACACTAAGGCTATTTTCTATAAAACCGTTAGTAGTGATTTATCCGATTTAAGGGATGATTTTCCCTATGAGATGATAGTTTTTTACAGTCCAAACGGAATAAAATCGCTTCATGATAATTTTCCCAACTTTGACCAACGGGAGATTGTTATTGGTGCTTTTGGTGCCAGCACAGCCAAAGCCGTTAAGGATGCAGGTTTAAGACTTGATGTAACTGCACCCACGCCAGCCTGTCCGAGTATGACCCACGCAATCGATGTTTTCTTGAAGGAATATACCAAAAAAACAAAATAATATCAGGGGATAATTAATCCCCTGTTTTTTTATGAGATTTTTTCTTAGGAAACATAATATACTATCACACGAAAAGGATATTTCTGCGCTATTCAATGGTGGAAGTTCTCTATTCTGTTATCCTATTAAGATGGCCTACCGTTTAACCGATATATCAACCGATGAAGCCATTTATAAGGTGATGTTTGTTGTGTCCAAAAGGAGTTTTAAGCGAGCCGTTAAGCGAAACCTTATTCGTAGGCGGATGCGTGAGGCGTTCAGGCTAAATGTTCATACCATTTTCGATAATATTCCAGAGAACAAAAGGGTAGATGTTGCGTTAATTTTTGTATCGAAGGATATTGTTGAAACGCCTGTGATTGAAAAATCTTTAAACGAACTGCTCCAAAAGTTGAATACAAAATTAAAGGTAGAGTAGTTTAATAATTTGATATATAGTGAAATATATAGAAGATATATGGAGATTTATTACTTGGATTTTAGCCTATATACCAATTTTACTGGTAAAAATCTACCAGATATTCATATCCCCTTACTTTCCTAATAGTTGCAGATACACACCGACTTGTTCCTCTTACTCATTAGAAGCGTTAAAGAAGCATGGATTTTTCAAAGGATTATGGTTAACAATAAAACGAGTATCGCGCTGTCACCCTTGGGGTGGTCATGGTCACGACCCTGTACCTTAACTATTTTTTTGGTAAAACTATTCTAAAAGCAGTTCCCTTATTTATTTCCGATGATTTTATAAAGATTTTACCATTATGGTACTCCTCCACAATTCTTTTAGATAGGGTTAATCCAAGTCCCCAACCTCTGGATTTTGTAGTGTAACCAGGTCGGAAAACATCCTTAAACTTTGATTTTGGAATACCTCGGCCAGTATCAACAATATCAATGAAAACAACCTGAGTATTATCTATTATATTGAAGGTAAGCGTTCCAACACCGTTCATAGCATCCACGCTATTTTTTACAATATTTTCGATAACCCACTCCATAAGTGTAATATTCAGCGGAACGTTTATGGCCTCTTTAATAGCGTACTCCTTTTGGAAAGCAACATTCTTAGATACCCTTGTTTGTAAATATTCAACTGATTTGTCGATCATTTCAACTAGGTTATTCTTGTTCAAACTAGGAGCGGAGCCAATTTTTGAGAACCTATCGGTTATAACCTCTAAGCGATGAATATCCTTTTCCAGTTCATTTAAAACTAAATCGTTGGGCGAATTTTCCCTAAGCATTGTTAAACAAGCCATTAACGATGATGTTGGGGTTCCAAGTTGATGCGCTGTTTCCTTTGCCATACCAACCCAGATACCGTTGCGCTCAGCCTTGCGTGATTGACTAAAGGCGTAGTAAGAAATCACTACAAAAAGAATGATTATTAGTAGTTGAATATAAGGGTAGTACGATAACTTTTTTAAAGTAGTACTATCCGTATAGTAAACGTAATTTTTTACATCGTGAAGTAGGTTAATTTCAATAGGCTCGTGCTCCGCTCTCATTCTTTCAATTAGCCTTGCTGTTGATATTGAATCCTTAAACTGCTCTTTGTCAATATTTCTGTACGATAGAACATTTCCCTCTTCGTCAGTCAGAAGAACAGGCACCGTGCTATTATTTTGGATAACCTCAAAAACAAAAGTGAAATCCTTTTCGTTATCGGTAAGGTTAATTAGTTCTCTTATACCAGCAACCCACAAATCAATTTTTTTCTTTTCCTCAAACGAGAGTTGACGTACAAACCTGTTTGTAATAACAATTGTTGAAAGGCCAATAAAACCAGCAAGAATCAACAGTATAAAGTTTGTTTTTACCCTAGTAAACACCATAATTCAAAAATCTAATTATTATCAACGTTAAGAGTGTCGTACTCGTCCCACTCTATGTTGAATTTTGTTTTATTTTGTAAAGAACTGTCTTTCTCTGGATTCTTTGAAGTATCCTTTTTCACTATCGTTTTGTACTCATCCTTTAACATTTCTTTAATTGTATTCCCCTCTGTATTAAGATTGCCCTTGATTTTTTCGAACGATGATTTTTTATCTAAACTGACATTGTAATCATTGCTGTCCCCTATAAGTTTTAGGTATAGGTTTATTGCACCATTACTTGTATTTTCAGTATCGTCAATTGACGACGAATTTAAAAACCTTCTGGATAACACTTGGCTGAAGTTAATCTTCATCCAGTATGTATAATTTCCC is a window of Tenuifilaceae bacterium CYCD DNA encoding:
- a CDS encoding uroporphyrinogen III methyltransferase is translated as MKIKKIVISQPEPQNEKSPYMELAQKYGLKIDFRPFIHVEGVSSKEFRQQKINILDHTAVIFTSKTAVDHFFRICEEVRVTVPETMKYFCITESVALYLQKYIVYRKRKIFYGNNTFADLLEIMQKHKEEKYLLSLSDVHKPEIPKSLDKAKIKYTKAIFYKTVSSDLSDLRDDFPYEMIVFYSPNGIKSLHDNFPNFDQREIVIGAFGASTAKAVKDAGLRLDVTAPTPACPSMTHAIDVFLKEYTKKTK
- a CDS encoding ribonuclease P protein component encodes the protein MRFFLRKHNILSHEKDISALFNGGSSLFCYPIKMAYRLTDISTDEAIYKVMFVVSKRSFKRAVKRNLIRRRMREAFRLNVHTIFDNIPENKRVDVALIFVSKDIVETPVIEKSLNELLQKLNTKLKVE
- the porY gene encoding two-component sensor histidine kinase, giving the protein MVFTRVKTNFILLILAGFIGLSTIVITNRFVRQLSFEEKKKIDLWVAGIRELINLTDNEKDFTFVFEVIQNNSTVPVLLTDEEGNVLSYRNIDKEQFKDSISTARLIERMRAEHEPIEINLLHDVKNYVYYTDSTTLKKLSYYPYIQLLIIILFVVISYYAFSQSRKAERNGIWVGMAKETAHQLGTPTSSLMACLTMLRENSPNDLVLNELEKDIHRLEVITDRFSKIGSAPSLNKNNLVEMIDKSVEYLQTRVSKNVAFQKEYAIKEAINVPLNITLMEWVIENIVKNSVDAMNGVGTLTFNIIDNTQVVFIDIVDTGRGIPKSKFKDVFRPGYTTKSRGWGLGLTLSKRIVEEYHNGKIFIKSSEINKGTAFRIVLPKK